From Ficedula albicollis isolate OC2 chromosome 5, FicAlb1.5, whole genome shotgun sequence, one genomic window encodes:
- the CLP1 gene encoding polyribonucleotide 5'-hydroxyl-kinase Clp1: MADDGGEEKKQVAKFELERETELRFEVEAAQTVQLELLTGMAEVFGTELTRNKKFTFDAGAKVAVFTWHGCTVQLSGRTEVAYVSRDTPMLLYLNTHTALEQMRRQAEREDERGPRVMVVGPTDVGKTTVCRLLLNYAVRLGRRPTFVELDVGQGSVSIPGTMGALYIERPADVEEGFSLQAPLVYHFGSTTPGTNIKLYNKITSCLADVFNQRCEVNRRASVSGCVINTCGWVKSSGYQALVHAASAFEVDVVVVLDQERLYNELKRDLPHFVRTVLLPKSGGVVERSKDFRRECRDERIREYFYGFRGCFYPHAFDVKFSDVKIYKVGAPTIPDSCLPLGMSQEDNQLKLVPVTPGRDMVHHLLSVSTADSPDDNISETSVAGFIVVTGVDLERQVFTVLSPAPRPLPKNFLLIMDIRFMDLK; the protein is encoded by the exons ATGGCGGACGATGGCGGCGAGGAGAAGAAGCAGGTGGCCAAGTTCGAGCTGGAGCGGGAGACGGAGCTGCGGTTCGAGGTGGAGGCGGCGCAGAcggtgcagctggagctgctgaccGGCATGGCCGAGGTGTTCGGCACCGAGCTCACCCGCAACAAGAAGTTCACGTTCGACGCGGGCGCCAAGGTGGCCGTGTTCACGTGGCACGGCTGTACCGTGCAGCTCAGCGGCCGCACCGAGGTGGCCTACGTGTCGCGGGACACGCCGATGCTGCTGTACCTGAACACGCACACGGCGCTGGAGCAGATGCGGCGCCAGGCCGAGCGGGAGGACGAGCGCGGGCCCCGCGTCATGGTGGTGGGGCCCACCGACGTGGGCAAGACCACCGTGTGCCGCCTGCTGCTCAACTACGCCGTGCGCCTGGGCCGCCGGCCCACCTTCGTGGAGCTGGACGTGGGGCAGGGCTCGGTGTCCATCCCCGGCACCATGGGCGCGCTGTACATCGAGCGCCCGGCCGACGTGGAGGAGGGCTTCTCCCTGCAGGCCCCCCTCGTCTACCACTTCGGCTCCACCACGCCCGGCACCAACATCAAGCTCTACAACAAG ATCACCTCGTGCCTGGCCGACGTCTTCAACCAGCGGTGCGAGGTGAACCGGCGGGCGTCGGTGAGCGGCTGCGTCATCAACACCTGCGGCTGGGTCAAGAGCTCGGGCTACCAGGCGCTGGTGCACGCCGCCTCCGCCTTCGAGGTGGACGTGGTGGTGGTGCTGGACCAGGAGCGCCTCTACAACGAGCTCAAGCGGGACCTGCCGCACTTCGTGCGCACCGTGCTGCTGCCCAAGTCCGGCGGCGTGGTGGAGCGCTCCAAGGACTTCCGCCGGGAATGCCGGGACGAGCGCATCCGCGAGTACTTCTACGGCTTCCGCGGCTGCTTCTACCCCCACGCCTTCGACGTCAAGTTCTCCGACGTCAAGATCTACAAGGTGGGCGCGCCCACCATCCCGGACTCGTGCCTGCCGCTGGGAATGTCGCAGGAGGACAACCAGCTGAAGCTGGTGCCGGTGACGCCGGGGCGGGACATGGTGCACCACCTGCTGAGCGTCAGCACCGCCGACAGCCCCGACGACAACATCTCCGAGACCAGCGTGGCCGGCTTCATCGTGGTCACCGGCGTGGACCTGGAGCGCCAGGTCTTCACCGTGCTGTCCCCGGCTCCGCGCCCCCTCCCCAAGAACTTCCTGCTCATCATGGACATTCGCTTCATGGACCTCAAGTAG